The nucleotide sequence GGGCATGGACCCGATTTCGACCGGCCAATTGACCCGTGACGAGATCGAAAAGGGTGAAAAAGACCCGAATTACCGTCTCAAGCTCGGCGAGAGCAAGGTTGTGCTGCCGCCGGCCGCCAAGAAGAAGGGCCCGCGCTATACCCCGGTGTCGCGCCGCCACGAGCGGCCGAGCGCGATCCTGTGGCTGGTCCGCAACCACCCGGAGCTGAAGGACGCGCAGATCATGCGCCTGGTCGGCACCACCAAGACCACCATCGCAAGCGTCCGCGACCGCACCCATTGGAACGCCTCGACGCTGACCCCGATGGACCCGGTGACGCTCGGCCTGTGCTCGCAGATCGAGCTCGATTTCGAGGTGCAGCGCGCAGCCAAGGAAAAGCCGGTGCCAGCGGCCTACGGCGGCGCCACCCTGCTGCCGGCCTCCGAAACCACCAAGAAGGAGCCGGAATTCGAGCCGAGCGAGAGGAAGGAAGACGATCTCAATGTCGACGCCGTGTTCGCCAAACTCAAGACGATCGGCGGCAAGAAGCAGGACGACGAGGAGTAAGGTTATCGGCTACGGCTGATGCCGAACGCGGCGGGGCAACCTGCCGCGTTTTTGTTTGCGGGGTGAACACGGCGGGCCGGCAAACGCGCCTCAACCGTACTTCAGCTTCATGAACAGGATTCCGCCGGCCAGGACGATCGTAACCGCATTCGCGACGATCAGCGGCGCATCTCCGGAAAGCAGGCCGTACAACAGCCACAGCAGGATGCCGAGCACCATGACGAGGAACATTCCAAGCGAAATGTCGTCGGTGGAGCGGGTTCTCCAGACTTTCACGAACTGCGGTGCGTAAGCGAGGGTCGTGCACGTTGCGGCCGCAAACCCCAGCAACTTGATGGCAAGTTGTTCCATGGCGGTCTTATAGCATCGATTCGAAGGTGGATTGCGAGGGACAACGGTGTGAGCTGCTACGACTCACGCCTTCTTCAAAAACTCGGTGCGCAGCACCAGGCCCTTGACCTTGTCGGTGCGGCCTTCGATCTCGTCGGGATCGTCGGTGAGATGGATGTTCTTGATCACGGTGCCGCGCTTGAGCACGGTGGACGAGCCCTTCAGCTTCAAATCCTTGATCAACGTAACGGTGTCGCCCTCGGCGAGCAGTGCGCCGTTGGAATCCCTGACCTTGATATCCATGTGATGCTTTCTTCTGCAATGTTCGCAAGACGCTCGCTTCTTCCTTCTCGCCTTGTGGGAGAAGGTGCTCATCGCGGGAGCGAAGGCGGATGAGTCTCTACCCGCGGAGACAGATCCCTCCCGTCTCAATCGCGCTTCCGGCGCGATTGATCCACCCCAAGAGCGAGCTTCGCCCGTCTCGCACCCACAAGGGGAGAGGGGACGAGACCCTCCTTAGCCCAATTCGATCTCGTCGTCGATCTCATGCGAGAGGCCAACGCCGCCGATGGTCAGAACCATCTTGGCCTGCAGCTTCTCATGGCCCTTCAGCGTGCCGGCCTCGATGGCGTCGCGCACGGCTTTTTCGATCTCGCGCTGCGAGGTGATGCCGACCTTTTTCAGAAACTTGCGCAGGCTGGCGTTGAAGACATCTTCATTCATGATGGCCTCCTCGTTACGGCCTGGTCGGATTATTCAGCATTTGCTCGGCGAGGTTTCGCTGGGCGCGGTCGGCCCGGGCGTTGGCATTGCCGCGCTGCACGTCGCGGTTCTTGCGGCAAATGACG is from Bradyrhizobium sp. AZCC 2176 and encodes:
- a CDS encoding DUF1013 domain-containing protein, whose protein sequence is MSNAPLMPKATAVWLVDNTALTFDQVADFTKMHPLEVRAIADGDAAQGIKGMDPISTGQLTRDEIEKGEKDPNYRLKLGESKVVLPPAAKKKGPRYTPVSRRHERPSAILWLVRNHPELKDAQIMRLVGTTKTTIASVRDRTHWNASTLTPMDPVTLGLCSQIELDFEVQRAAKEKPVPAAYGGATLLPASETTKKEPEFEPSERKEDDLNVDAVFAKLKTIGGKKQDDEE
- a CDS encoding SemiSWEET transporter, with the protein product MEQLAIKLLGFAAATCTTLAYAPQFVKVWRTRSTDDISLGMFLVMVLGILLWLLYGLLSGDAPLIVANAVTIVLAGGILFMKLKYG
- a CDS encoding alkylphosphonate utilization protein — translated: MDIKVRDSNGALLAEGDTVTLIKDLKLKGSSTVLKRGTVIKNIHLTDDPDEIEGRTDKVKGLVLRTEFLKKA
- a CDS encoding DUF6494 family protein, with protein sequence MNEDVFNASLRKFLKKVGITSQREIEKAVRDAIEAGTLKGHEKLQAKMVLTIGGVGLSHEIDDEIELG